One part of the Megachile rotundata isolate GNS110a chromosome 16, iyMegRotu1, whole genome shotgun sequence genome encodes these proteins:
- the gw gene encoding trinucleotide repeat containing adaptor protein gawky isoform X4 gives MRAHVYVRYYLWRAKISSSSCLFYLHWHGARSTLIVIVYKVHCFQMLDLGFYALPAKEELSPMFPHNSSSHEISTETNAFVQNSMGDVVVLGKNSPIGMGEGRESENARYCDIEFINNSMMAKPTSHLENIVATDFLTVLSSQTGKFILTSRSLICQSVASSTTKHPTKNHLLTYDNNNNNNNNIIININNNNGSSGNNNNDNDNDNPKLNDRSNRAEHNHQDDRKPTVHTTTATTTKRKHPGLSGKNKPVSSANNSKSMSKTLSDNKTSFSILNIRVLSISVNLRLTGDKCAVGEGVPSLVRIPKSDRPSSGHFSLDSLDNYSLLGSCLHSGKYNNVKSNFSLLSNNNDNYKSVILLSSTSNHYFLRVEMDGGAIAMKLRTHLDLFRFFVNSFFDGLSLENEEQYHFESQDDERFTITNTMFLINDQTIETKLKINFGSRSPSSKFSLTLLESSKILMEINCAFPRQNQDSNELCLSRLCTFKYLRSKIRIFLSTYPYSKAESRLLYLEIVDNPSEINSSVLVTIECCSMEIDVRDRVTLQNVVSMIIEENCRISKAPLNFITLKKVEASDTSSNEESRLMKEGENVATSSSITLIVPGNELTDQQPPRPFPLRNAPIRAQSSPSWLDLVASELTQRACVPLSLGCKLYVVKLSCKVIRDFSITWKGIPSHETSYKKRTHLDVQFLSISVCVINGTTFNIPNFITAMTITCPHEGISHEIFLCNEGVSISSMNSLTTINCDHMNSMREHLNALSSFSVIDGRMSDWSLVTLRKLNDEIFTSTTVLARNCVFLLKKIFRRMYSRLASKNEHPDARISTRTTGTLILNLNEKTMEMLSSEYNGISDVATITVGALSFQDNVKSNEPSGTYLASYKYSGSHASYSISSLRSNLFNKRIKLRYQAVVGLINDKITREDLCDLYRFKRRLYKVHEVIGFNVENVFTKSLINCKRLALVGSTPQTARSVDGHHCNANTPDLKRTDNVVDLYDCSQFERSRTALRSENKTSPEDNPTTSTQSDKINAKYSIPVHFESNETIVNGSNRTQLIAYARNLIAASLGVSAGTLLQAHKNDLKQALKLLFGSVYNLDQPNLEYKKRWGIPGILKLAGGGETSLNSAGATNWGSTQTSATNNNNNNQSGWGGTSGNPSGNSGAPGNWTGNSVNRSVTANQNPNQNQGPGGQNVPGNVNKVNNPNQQSNQQSGPPTSQSSGTTQGGQNSNQWSQGKSNNPGGPGQNLSGQNNNNSSVQQQQSNSSSNNNQPNNQAQGSVNNNNTSASNTPSTKQQLEQLNTMREALFSQDGWGCQHVNQDTNWDVPTSPEPSMTKDGVPMWKPPVNNGTDLWEANLRNGGQPPPQQQAKTPWGHTPATNIGGTWGEDDDAADSSNMWTGAPTSSQPNSAAGQWTTSTGNQSGMWSGSNWGDPRIDHRDPRDLRSVDPREMRDPRDHRMSLDPREHMRVMDPMARDPRIADMRGDPRGISGRLNGANADAMWGQPPGPPHHQMGHQHPSGPPTKMLNPSNINQWAAPPPKDIMPGKPSGWEEPSPPTQRRNVPNYDDGTSLWGNPAANQRTIPGTKVSHWKDLPTPNLGRTGMQCPPGMPQNRMPGQPGMKPDVSGPMWGHPGAPGGRNGSWAEGPHDTGSWDEPKTPSTWNEAPLNPGTWGAPSTHKPKPMGPTGSWVDADMDSAPSWGHPTKPTLTKEVIWNSREFRYLCDLGFKKEDVELALRNREMNREEALELLSQLRPLDQWRRHDAHSSYDPTNQATTAPAYPRFNHVAQQMSFPPGAGVPSGNTTGSVGGSVASASLLKLQQQQQQAAVPLQQQQPSTNAPQPPFNQASRAPQNQPSTQQLRMLVQQIQLAVQEGYLNHQILNQPLAPQTLILLNQLLQQIKVLQQLHQQHSVQSTMKGNNQSVLQISVQITKTKQQIANLQNQIAVQQATYMKQQQQQQQQQQQQQQQHPAPPSQSSEYYKSSVHDPMSALQNSFTDLTMNKEPPVSQQQSRLNQWKLPSLDKDVDLVSNEFSRAPGTTSKPAATPAGLTRSHSSPNMNPLLGQGDGTWSTRLGESGWPDPGNTDSTDGKDWQPTGAAAGAAAFTDLVPEFEPGKPWKMKSIEDDPSITPGSVVRSPLSLATIKDPDAIFSSSSKTSPPPQQPTNPDTSIPSLSNSTWTFNPPATTPSAFTSAKNTWGESAPPPTAVTSELWGAPMSKVRGPPPGLSSKATGNTSNGWAGLGTVGRSSSSWGLQSSTNAGWVSTWLLLKNLTPQIDGSTLKTLCMQHGPVQDFRLYLNHGIALTKYSSRDEAIKAQGALNNCVLGNTTIFAESPADSEVHALLQQLSHGGQQQTGATTGAGWSLRPSNKTGPPPDTWGGSSSQLWGAPQSSNSLWSSTGIDSNDQQRATPSSLNSYLPGDLLGGESM, from the exons atGCGTGCGCATGTATACGTGCGATATTATCTATGGAGAGCAAAAATTTCGTCCTCGTCTTGTTTATTCT ATCTCCACTGGCATGGAGCTAGGAGCACATTGATAGTGATAGTCTACAAG GTACATTGTTTTCAAATGTTAGATCTTGGTTTCTATGCATTGCCTGCCAAAGAAGAACTGAGCCCTATGTTTCCACACAATTCTAGTTCACATGAGATTTCTACAGAAACAAATGCCTTCGTACAAAATTCCATG GGGGATGTAGTAGTATTAGGGAAAAACAGTCCGATAGGGATGGGGGAGGGAAGAGAATCAGAGAATGCTAGGTACTGTGATATTGAATTCATAAACAACAGCATGATGGCAAAACCTACTAGCCATCTCGAAAATATCGTCGCCACTGACTTTTTAACCGTCCTGTCAAGCCAAACtg GCAAGTTTATCTTGACTAGTCGAAGCTTGATCTGCCAGTCAGTGGCGTCGTCAACCACAAAACACCCAACAAAAAATCATCTTCTAACttacgataataataataataataataataatattattattaatattaataataacaatggtagtagtggtaataataataatgataatgataatgataatccTAAACTAAATGATCGCTCAAATCGAGCGGAACATAATCATCAAGACGATCGAAAACCAACAGTTCatacaacaacagcaacaacaacaaaaaGAAAACATCCGGGCTTGTCCGGTAAGAACAAACCGGTCAGCTCCGCCAATAACTCTAAGTCTATGTCTAAGACATTAAGTGATAATAAGACTAGCTTTAGCATACTAAATATTAGGGTACTAAGTATAAGCGTAAATCTACGATTAACAGGAGATAAGTGTGCAGTCGGTGAAGGGGTACCTAGCCTAGTTAGGATACCCAAGTCTGATCGCCCCTCATCAGGCCACTTCTCTCTCGACTCTCTTGACAATTACTCCTTACTAGGGTCCTGCCTTCATTCGGGCAAATACAATAACGTTAAGTCTAATTTTAGCCTCCTAAGTAATAATAACGATAACTACAAGTCTGTGATATTGCTCAGCTCAACCAGTAACCATTATTTCCTCCGCGTCGAAATGGACGGTGGTGCGATTGCAATGAAATTAAGAACCCATTTGGATTTATTCAGATTTTTCGTCAATTCTTTTTTCGACGGTTTATCGTTAGAAAATGAAGAACAATATCATTTCGAATCGCAGGATGATGAAcgtttcacaatcacaaacacgatgTTCTTAATAAACGACCAAACGATCGAAACCAAGCTTAAGATTAATTTCGGATCAAGAAGTCCATCGAGCAAATTTTCTTTGACGCTTTTAGAATCTAGTAAGATTCTCATGGAGATTAATTGTGCATTTCCACGTCAAAATCAAGACTCAAATGAACTCTGTTTGTCACGCTTATGTACCTTTAAGTACCTTCGTTCAAAGATTCGAATATTTTTATCGACATATCCGTATTCGAAAGCCGAATCTCGTTTACTTTATTTGGAAATCGTTGATAACCCGTCAGAGATTAATTCTTCTGTCTTAGTGACGATCGAATGTTGTTCGATGGAAATCGACGTTAGGGACAGAGTAACATTGCAAAACGTCGTTTCGATGATAATCGAAGAGAACTGTAGAATATCAAAAGCGCCTTTAAATTTCATAACGCTGAAGAAAGTTGAAGCAAGCGATACGTCGTCGAACGAAGAATCACGTCTGATGAAAGAAGGTGAAAACGTGGCCACCAGTTCTTCCATTACGCTTATCGTTCCCGGAAACGAGCTAACCGACCAGCAGCCTCCGCGACCTTTCCCATTGAGAAACGCGCCGATACGCGCACAATCCTCTCCTTCGTGGCTCGACCTGGTCGCGAGCGAGCTGACGCAACGCGCATGTGTTCCACTCTCGTTAGGATGTAAGCTTTATGTGGTTAAACTTAGCTGTAAGGTAATTCGCGATTTTAGTATTACGTGGAAGGGGATACCGAGCCACGAGACTAGTTACAAAAAAAGGACGCATCTCGATGTTCAGTTCTTGAGTATTTCTGTCTGTGTAATAAACGGGACGACATTTAACATACCAAATTTTATAACGGCGATGACGATAACGTGTCCCCACGAAGGGATTAGTCACGAGATCTTTCTTTGTAACGAGGGAGTTTCAATTTCTTCGATGAATTCATTGACAACGATCAATTGTGACCACATGAATTCAATGAGAGAACATTTGAATGCCCTGTCGTCGTTCAGTGTGATAGATGGTAGGATGTCGGATTGGTCGCTTGTAACTTTAAGAAAATTGAACGATGAAATTTTTACCTCCACAACAGTTCTCGCACGAAACTGCGTGTTCCTATTAAAAAAGATCTTTAGAAGAATGTATTCGAGACTGGCCTCGAAGAACGAACATCCGGACGCTCGTATCTCTACGAGAACCACGGGCACGTTGATCTTGAACTTAAACGAAAAGACAATGGAGATGTTGTCCTCGGAATATAATGGTATTAGTGACGTGGCAACAATTACTGTTGGTGCTCTTTCATTTCAGGATAATGTTAAGTCTAACGAGCCTTCGGGCACTTATCTAGCGAGCTATAAGTACTCGGGGTCACATGCGTCTTATTCAATTAGTTCGTTGCGctctaatttatttaataaacgaaTCAAGCTAAGATATCAAGCTGTCGTCGGCTTGATCAATGATAAAATTACCCGAGAGGATCTCTGTGATTTGTATCGATTTAAAAGAAGGTTATACAAAGTACACGAAGTTATCGGATTTAATGTTGAGAACGTTTTTACAAAAAGTCTGATCAATTGTAAACGACTTGCTCTCGTCGGTTCGACGCCTCAGACTGCCCGATCGGTCGACGGCCATCATTGTAACGCGAATACCCCGGATTTGAAGAGGACGGATAACGTTGTAGACCTTTACGATTGCAGCCAATTCGAAAGGTCTCGAACAGCTCTCCGTTCAGAGAATAAAACGAGTCCCGAAGATAATCCGACTACTTCGACCCAGTCAGATAAGATCAATGCGAAGTATTCGATTCCTGTTCACTTCGAAAGTAATGAAACTATTGTAAACGGCTCAAACCGAACTCAACTTATCGCATACGCAAGGAATCTCATAGCAGCATCCCTGGGAGTTTCCGCAGGCACTTTACTACAAGCTCACAAAAATGATCTTAAGCAGGCGTTAAAGCTTCTTTTCGGATCGGTCTACAATTTAGATCAGCCCAATTTAGAATATAAGAAACGATGGGGCATTCCTGGCATTCTCAAATTAGCCGGTGGAGGTGAAACCTCTTTGAACAGCGCTGGAGCTACTAATTGGGGCTCTACGCAGACCAGTGCTacaaacaataacaacaacaatcaATCAGGATGGGGTGGTACCTCGGGAAACCCTTCTGGTAACAGCGGGGCACCTGGAAACTGGACTGGAAATAGCGTTAACAGATCTGTTACTGCCAATCAGAATCCAAATCAGAACCAAGGACCCGGTGGACAAAATGTTCCAG GAAATGTAAATAAGGTGAACAATCCAAATCAGCAGTCGAATCAACAATCAGGGCCACCAACTTCTCAGTCGAGTGGTACGACTCAAGGTGGACAAAACAGTAACCAATGGTCACAAGGAAAATCCAACAACCCTGGAGGGCCTGGCCAAAACCTTTCCGgtcaaaataacaataatagttcAGTCCAGCAGCAGCAGTCAAATTCCAGTAGCAATAATAATCAGCCGAATAATCAGGCTCAGGGATCCGTTAACAATAATAACACATCTGCTAGCAATACCCCTTCGACGAAACAACAACTAGAACAATTGAATACAATGAGGGAAGCACTGTTCAGCCAGGATGGTTGGGGCTGT CAACACGTTAATCAAGACACAAACTGGGACGTCCCAACTTCTCCAGAGCCTAGCATGACTAAAGATGGAGTTCCAATGTGGAAGCCACCAGTAAATAACGGTACAGACTTATGGGAAGCCAATCTTCGAAACGGTGGTCAGCCACCACCGCAACAACAAGCAAAAACACCTTGGGGTCATACACCAGCTACAAATATTGGTGGAACTTGGGGCGAGGATGACGACGCAGCTGACTCGTCAAATATGTGGACTGGTGCTCCTACGTCTTCTCAACCAAATTCTGCAGCTGGACAATGGACAACCAGCACAGGCAATCAGTCCGGCATGTGGTCAG GATCTAATTGGGGTGATCCAAGAATTGATCATCGGGATCCTCGAGATCTTCGTTCTGTTGATCCTAGAGAGATGCGGGATCCTCGTGATCATAGGATGTCCTTGGATCCTCGGGAACACATGCGTGTGATGGATCCAATGGCTCGAGATCCTAGAATAGCCGACATGCGCGGTGATCCTCGTGGAATTTCTGGAAGATTGAACGGTGCCAATGCGGATGCCATGTGGGGCCAACCTCCGGGTCCTCCACATCATCAAATGGGACATCAACATCCTTCGGGACCTCCTACGAAAATGTTGAATCCATCTAACATAAATCAGTGGGCTGCCCCACCGCCGAAAGATATTATGCCTGGAAAACCTTCAGGTTGGGAAGAACCTTCCCCACCGACACAAAGAAGAAATGTTCCGAATTACGATGACGGTACAAGTTTGTGGGGTAATCCTGCAGCCAATCAAAGGACAATACCTGGAACTAAAGTTTCTCACTGGAAGGATCTTCCAACGCCAAATTTGGGCAGAACAG GAATGCAATGCCCTCCAGGCATGCCACAGAACAGAATGCCAGGTCAACCTGGAATGAAACCGGATGTAAGTGGACCAATGTGGGGTCATCCTGGTGCACCTGGCGGACGTAATGGTAGTTGGGCAGAAGGACCACATGATACAGGTTCATGGGATGAGCCTAAAACTCCAAGTACCTGGAATGAAGCTCCGTTGAACCCTGGCACTTGGGGTGCACCTAGTACACATAAACCTAAACCAATGGGACCTACTGGAAGCTGGGTCGATGCCGATATGGATTCTGCTCCCAGTTGGGGTCATCCTACAAAACCTACTCTCACAAAGGAAGTTATATGGAACAGCAGGGAGTTCCGATATTTGTGTGATTTGGGATTCAAG AAGGAAGATGTTGAATTGGCCCTCAGGAATCGAGAAATGAACAGAGAAGAAGCTTTGGAACTTCTAAGTCAGTTGCGGCCTTTGGATCAATGGAGAAGACACGACGCACACTCCAGTTATGATCCGACAAATCAAGCTACAACTGCACCAGCATATCCTAGATTTAATCACGTCGCACAACAGATGTCTTTCCCACCG GGTGCTGGAGTACCAAGTGGAAACACAACTGGCAGTGTGGGAGGATCGGTTGCTAGTGCAAGTTTGCTGAAGttacaacaacagcaacaacaagcCGCTGTTCCGTTACAACAACAACAACCTAGTACTAATGCACCTCAACCACCTTTTAATCAG GCTTCCAGAGCTCCTCAAAATCAGCCTAGTACTCAGCAGCTACGTATGTTAGTACAACAAATTCAATTAGCCGTCCAAGAAGGTTACTTAAACCACCAAATTCTAAATCAACCACTTGCACCTCAAACTCTAATACTTTTGAACCAATTATTGCAACAAATCAAAGTACTGCAGCAACTTCATCAGCAACATTCTGTGCAAAGTACAATGAAGGGTAATAATCAATCAGTCCTTCAGATAAGCGTACAAATAACCAAGACGAAACAGCAGAtagcaaatctccaaaatcaaatCGCTGTGCAACAAGCTACTTATATgaagcaacagcagcaacaacagcaacagcagcagcagcagcaacaacagcatcCGGCGCCACCATCTCAGAGTTCGGAATATTACAAGAGTTCTGTACATGATCCCATGTCGGCGTTGCAGAACAGTTTCACGGACTTGACAATGAACAAGGAGCCTCCTGTC AGTCAGCAACAATCAAGACTTAATCAGTGGAAGTTGCCTTCTTTGGACAAGGACGTAGATTTAGTTTCAAACGAGTTTTCGAGAGCGCCAGGAACAACCAGTAAGCCAGCAGCTACACCGGCTGGtttgacacgatcacacagtagtCCTAACATGAATCCTTTGTTGGGTCAAGGAGATGGTACATGGTCCACCAGACTTGGGGAGAGTGGTTGGCCAGATCCAGGTAACACGGACTCCACTGACGGAAAGGACTGGCAGCCAACGGGTGCAGCTGCTGGAGCCGCTGCCTTCACCGACCTAGTACCTGAATTTGAGCCTGGCAAGCCATGGAAG ATGAAGAGCATCGAGGATGATCCTAGCATTACTCCGGGCTCTGTGGTCCGTTCACCACTGTCTCTGGCAACGATCAAAGATCCCGATGCCATCTTCTCTTCAAGCAGCAAGACTTCACCGCCACCGCAACAACCTACTAATCCTGATACATCAATACCAAGTTTAAGTAATTCTACATGGACGTTCAATCCACCTGCCACTACTCCAAGTGCTTTTACAAG TGCGAAAAATACTTGGGGTGAATCTGCACCACCACCGACTGCAGTCACTTCAGAACTCTGGGGAGCACCGATGAGTAAGGTTCGTGGTCCACCGCCAGGACTGAGCAGCAAGGCCACAGGGAATACAAGCAATGGCTGGGCAGGTCTTGGCACCGTTGGTAGATCATCTAGTTCATGGGGTCTTCAATCAAGCACAAATGCTGGCTGGGTTTCCACCTGGCTACTACTAAAAAATTTGACGCCTCAAATTGATGGTTCTACATTGAAAACACTTTGTATGCAGCACGGTCCTGTTCAAGACTTTCGACTATACCTCAATCATGGAATTGCGTTAACAAAGTACTCATCGAGAGACGAGGCTATCAAG